The proteins below are encoded in one region of Micromonospora sp. DSM 45708:
- a CDS encoding tyrosine recombinase XerC — MGGRRGGTRDLHAALPTAMRAAVDDFADHLSRVRNRSAHTVRAYVTDVVTLLDHAVRMGCTDLPDVDLAVLRSWLARQRTVGTAQTTLARRAAAARTFSTWAHRAGLLPGDVAAPLASPRARRDLPTVLRADQAAVLMDAPARAAATAAGAAGPTQAATPTIEGTAGASAVTVGATAGTGTRLDRATRIPTGDGAGDGGEPPEAVLLRDRLLLEMLYGTGVRISEACGLDVTDVDQARRVVRVLGKGGRERAVPYGVPAQRALDAWLDTGRPALVAPGSGRALLLGTRGGRLNPTTARRIVAGWTAAAGVPRVTPHGLRHSAATHLLEGGADLRAVQELLGHSSLASTQIYTHVSVERLRAAYRQAHPRA; from the coding sequence ATGGGCGGACGACGCGGCGGCACCCGCGACCTCCACGCGGCGCTGCCCACCGCCATGCGCGCGGCGGTGGACGACTTCGCCGACCATCTGTCCCGGGTGCGGAACCGCTCCGCGCACACCGTCCGGGCGTACGTCACGGACGTGGTCACGCTGCTGGATCACGCGGTACGGATGGGCTGCACCGACCTGCCCGACGTGGATCTCGCGGTGCTGCGCAGTTGGCTGGCCCGGCAGCGGACCGTGGGGACCGCCCAGACGACGCTGGCCCGCCGGGCCGCCGCCGCCCGGACCTTCAGCACCTGGGCGCACCGGGCCGGCCTGCTCCCCGGCGACGTCGCCGCGCCGCTGGCCAGCCCTCGGGCCCGCCGGGACCTGCCCACCGTCCTGCGCGCCGATCAGGCGGCCGTCCTGATGGACGCCCCCGCGCGGGCCGCCGCCACCGCCGCAGGGGCGGCAGGACCGACGCAGGCAGCGACGCCGACGATCGAGGGCACGGCCGGCGCGAGCGCGGTCACGGTCGGAGCCACGGCGGGCACCGGCACGCGGCTGGACCGGGCCACGAGAATCCCCACCGGTGACGGGGCCGGTGACGGCGGTGAGCCGCCGGAGGCGGTGCTGCTGCGGGACCGGCTGCTGCTCGAAATGCTCTACGGCACCGGAGTGCGGATCAGCGAGGCGTGCGGGCTGGACGTCACGGACGTCGACCAGGCCCGCCGGGTGGTCCGCGTGCTGGGCAAGGGCGGCCGGGAACGGGCGGTGCCGTACGGGGTTCCGGCGCAACGCGCGCTCGACGCGTGGCTCGACACCGGCCGGCCGGCCCTGGTGGCGCCGGGCTCGGGTCGCGCGCTGCTGCTCGGCACCCGGGGCGGGCGGCTGAACCCGACCACCGCCCGACGGATCGTGGCGGGCTGGACCGCCGCGGCCGGCGTGCCGCGGGTGACCCCGCACGGGTTGCGCCACTCGGCCGCCACCCACCTGCTGGAGGGGGGCGCGGACCTGCGCGCCGTCCAGGAGCTGCTCGGGCACTCGTCGCTGGCCAGCACCCAGATCTACACGCACGTCTCGGTCGAGCGGCTGCGGGCGGCCTACCGGCAGGCGCACCCGCGGGCCTGA
- a CDS encoding aminotransferase class V-fold PLP-dependent enzyme yields MTVPQPPEPIPGARLLFSLDPSVSHLNHGSFGAVPVVVQRAQQRLRDEMEANPLRFFAQGLVDRITHARRHLATFLGADPEGTALVGNATAGAAVVLQSLGLGPGDEVLTTDHGYGAVALSVARECERTGAVSRTLPVPLTATDEETVEIVRAGLRPGRTRLLIVDQLTSPTARLFPAAALVAVARERGVPVLVDAAHAPGMLPATVASVGADFWVGNLHKWAYAPRGTAVLVVAEPWRERIQPLVVSWEQGSGFPTRVEWQATGDYTGWLAAPVGLFTLRSLGVDRVRAHNAALAAYGQRVVGDALGVAPERLPAPGGPAVAMRLVPLPPGVATTLDAARALRARIADRLAAEVSVAGWNGRGYLRLCGQVYNTPEEYERLAVRLPTLLAQG; encoded by the coding sequence ATGACGGTGCCGCAGCCACCCGAGCCGATTCCCGGGGCTCGGCTGCTCTTCTCCCTCGACCCGTCCGTCAGCCACCTCAACCACGGCTCGTTCGGTGCCGTGCCGGTCGTCGTGCAGCGCGCCCAGCAGCGGCTGCGCGACGAGATGGAGGCCAACCCGCTGCGGTTCTTCGCCCAGGGTCTGGTCGACCGGATCACCCACGCCCGGCGGCACCTGGCCACCTTCCTCGGTGCCGACCCGGAGGGCACCGCCCTGGTCGGCAACGCCACCGCCGGCGCGGCCGTGGTGTTGCAGTCGCTCGGGCTGGGCCCCGGCGACGAGGTGTTGACCACCGACCACGGGTACGGGGCGGTCGCCCTGTCGGTGGCCCGGGAGTGCGAGCGGACCGGGGCGGTGTCCCGAACCCTGCCGGTGCCGTTGACGGCGACCGACGAGGAGACCGTCGAGATCGTCCGGGCCGGGCTGCGCCCCGGGCGGACCCGGTTGCTGATCGTCGACCAGCTCACCTCGCCGACCGCCCGGCTGTTCCCGGCGGCGGCGCTCGTCGCGGTGGCGCGGGAGCGGGGCGTGCCGGTGCTGGTGGACGCGGCGCACGCGCCGGGCATGCTGCCGGCCACGGTGGCCTCGGTCGGCGCCGACTTCTGGGTCGGCAACCTGCACAAGTGGGCGTACGCGCCACGCGGCACCGCCGTGCTGGTGGTGGCGGAGCCGTGGCGGGAGCGGATCCAGCCGCTCGTCGTCTCGTGGGAGCAGGGCAGCGGGTTTCCCACCCGGGTCGAGTGGCAGGCCACCGGTGACTACACCGGTTGGCTGGCCGCGCCGGTCGGCCTGTTCACGCTGCGTAGCCTCGGCGTGGACCGGGTGCGCGCGCACAACGCGGCGCTGGCCGCGTACGGGCAACGGGTGGTCGGGGACGCGCTCGGGGTGGCGCCGGAGCGGTTGCCGGCGCCCGGCGGACCGGCGGTCGCCATGCGGCTGGTGCCGTTGCCGCCCGGCGTCGCGACGACGCTGGACGCGGCCCGGGCGCTGCGGGCCCGGATCGCGGACCGGCTGGCGGCCGAGGTGTCGGTGGCCGGCTGGAACGGCCGGGGCTACCTGCGGCTGTGCGGCCAGGTCTACAACACCCCCGAGGAGTACGAACGGCTGGCCGTGCGGCTGCCCACGCTGCTCGCCCAGGGCTGA
- the tsf gene encoding translation elongation factor Ts, translating to MSNFTAADVKKLRDLTGAGMMDSKKALTEAEGDFDKAVEILRVKGAKDVGKRAGRTAANGLIAHSGQALLELNCETDFVAKNDAFIALAQQLVEHGVTSDATNAEELLASTIDGKSVADLIQEQSAKIGEKLVLNRFAKLDGTTAVYLHRKSQDLPPAVGVLVQFSGKTDEAGDADARGVAMQIAAMRPKYLTRDEVPAETVESERRIAEQTAREENKPAAALPKIVEGRVNAFFKDFVLLEQAAVADNKKTVKQVLAEAGIEVTRFVRFEVGQA from the coding sequence ATGTCCAACTTCACCGCCGCGGACGTCAAGAAGCTCCGGGACCTCACCGGCGCCGGCATGATGGACTCCAAGAAGGCGCTGACCGAGGCCGAGGGCGACTTCGACAAGGCCGTCGAGATCCTGCGCGTCAAGGGCGCGAAGGACGTGGGCAAGCGGGCCGGTCGCACCGCCGCCAACGGTCTCATCGCCCACTCCGGCCAGGCGCTGCTCGAACTCAACTGCGAGACCGACTTCGTCGCCAAGAACGACGCCTTCATCGCGCTGGCCCAGCAGTTGGTCGAGCACGGCGTGACCAGTGACGCCACCAACGCCGAGGAGCTGCTCGCCAGCACCATCGACGGCAAGAGCGTGGCCGACCTGATCCAGGAGCAGTCCGCCAAGATCGGCGAGAAGCTGGTGCTGAACCGCTTCGCCAAGCTCGACGGCACCACCGCGGTCTACCTGCACCGCAAGAGCCAGGACCTGCCCCCGGCGGTCGGCGTGCTGGTGCAGTTCTCCGGCAAGACCGACGAGGCGGGCGACGCGGACGCCCGCGGCGTCGCGATGCAGATCGCCGCGATGCGGCCGAAGTACCTCACCCGCGACGAGGTGCCCGCCGAGACGGTCGAGTCCGAGCGGCGCATCGCCGAGCAGACCGCCCGCGAGGAGAACAAGCCCGCGGCGGCGCTGCCGAAGATCGTCGAGGGCCGGGTGAACGCCTTCTTCAAGGACTTCGTCCTGCTGGAGCAGGCCGCGGTCGCCGACAACAAGAAGACCGTCAAGCAGGTGCTGGCCGAGGCCGGCATCGAGGTGACCCGCTTCGTGCGGTTCGAGGTCGGCCAGGCCTGA
- a CDS encoding DNA-processing protein DprA: protein MSTGEEQLLARLALTWLAEPGTWAVYRLVDSIGPVATLDLLLDGGAPEDRLRATVAARRAGGDARGVAADALARAERLGVRVICPEDAEWPARLADLCLLRLPGASRRVDLETAPPMCLWVRGARRLDESLERSVAVVGARAATSYGLHVATELGYGLADRGWAVVSGGAFGVDAAAHRGALNGGGVTVSVLACGIDRPYPMGNAALFDRIAESGLLLSEWLPGAEPLRPRFLVRNRVIAAGTLGTVLVEASARSGATQTTRRALALGRPAMVVPGPVTSAMSVGAHEILREEPRARLVTGVAHVLEEVGRIGADLAPPVRGPSRPTDQLDDEATLLVETFPRRGVIGVEALAARAGVDIRAAMRKLSVLEELHVVVRRDGGYALAPQPATVRRTDARTGDG, encoded by the coding sequence ATGAGCACCGGAGAGGAGCAGCTGCTCGCCCGGCTGGCGTTGACCTGGCTCGCCGAGCCAGGCACCTGGGCCGTGTACCGGCTGGTGGACTCGATCGGCCCGGTCGCCACCCTGGATCTGCTGCTCGACGGCGGCGCACCCGAGGACCGGCTCCGCGCCACCGTGGCGGCCCGCCGTGCCGGCGGTGACGCACGCGGGGTCGCCGCCGACGCGCTGGCCCGCGCGGAACGGCTCGGCGTCCGTGTCATCTGCCCCGAGGACGCCGAGTGGCCGGCTCGACTCGCCGACCTGTGCCTTCTCCGGCTGCCCGGCGCCAGCCGGCGGGTGGACCTGGAAACCGCCCCTCCGATGTGCCTGTGGGTGCGTGGGGCCCGGCGGCTGGACGAGTCCCTGGAGCGTTCCGTGGCCGTGGTCGGCGCCCGGGCCGCGACCTCGTACGGGCTGCACGTGGCGACCGAACTCGGCTACGGTCTCGCCGACCGGGGCTGGGCCGTGGTTTCCGGGGGCGCCTTCGGCGTCGACGCGGCGGCGCACCGGGGCGCGCTCAACGGCGGCGGGGTGACGGTGAGCGTGCTGGCGTGCGGAATCGACCGGCCCTACCCGATGGGCAACGCTGCGCTCTTCGACCGGATCGCCGAGTCCGGGCTGCTGCTCAGCGAATGGCTGCCCGGGGCGGAGCCGCTGCGTCCCCGGTTCCTCGTCCGGAATCGGGTGATCGCCGCCGGCACCCTCGGCACCGTGCTGGTGGAGGCGTCCGCCCGCAGTGGGGCGACCCAGACGACGAGACGGGCGCTCGCCCTCGGGCGCCCGGCCATGGTGGTTCCGGGTCCGGTCACGTCGGCCATGTCCGTCGGCGCCCACGAGATCCTCCGCGAGGAGCCGAGGGCCCGCCTGGTCACCGGCGTCGCACACGTGCTGGAGGAGGTGGGTCGGATCGGCGCGGACCTCGCCCCGCCCGTACGCGGACCGAGCCGGCCCACGGACCAGCTCGACGACGAGGCCACGCTGCTGGTGGAGACGTTCCCGCGCCGCGGCGTGATCGGGGTGGAGGCGCTGGCCGCCCGGGCCGGCGTGGACATCCGGGCGGCCATGCGGAAGCTGTCGGTCCTGGAGGAACTCCACGTCGTGGTGCGCCGTGACGGCGGCTACGCGCTGGCTCCCCAGCCGGCGACCGTCAGGCGGACGGACGCGCGGACCGGAGATGGGTGA
- the rpsB gene encoding 30S ribosomal protein S2, which yields MAVVTMRQLLESGVHFGHQTRRWNPKMKRFIFTERNGIYIIDLRQTLDYIEKAYAFIRTTVAGGGHILFVGTKKQAQEAIAEQATRVGQPYVNHRWLGGMLTNFQTVYKRLQRMKELEALGDLSGTAAGYTKKETLQLSREKIKLTKTLGGLRDMQKLPAAVWIVDTKKEHIAVDEARKLGIPVIAVLDTNCDPDEVDFPIPGNDDAIRSAELLTKVVAAAVADGLIARSGRGRGGDEKPEAGQVGADEPLAEWERELLEEPKKADEQPAPAAATEQPAPAAAEQPATAAAE from the coding sequence ATGGCCGTCGTGACCATGCGTCAGCTGCTGGAGAGCGGTGTGCACTTCGGGCACCAGACCCGGCGCTGGAACCCGAAGATGAAGCGCTTCATCTTCACCGAGCGCAACGGTATCTACATCATCGACCTGCGCCAGACCCTCGACTACATCGAGAAGGCGTACGCGTTCATCCGCACCACCGTCGCGGGCGGCGGTCACATCCTGTTCGTCGGCACCAAGAAGCAGGCCCAGGAGGCCATCGCCGAGCAGGCGACCCGGGTCGGCCAGCCGTACGTCAACCACCGCTGGCTCGGTGGCATGCTGACCAACTTCCAGACCGTGTACAAGCGGCTCCAGCGGATGAAGGAGCTCGAGGCCCTGGGTGACCTGAGCGGCACCGCCGCCGGTTACACCAAGAAGGAAACCCTCCAGCTCTCCCGCGAGAAGATCAAGCTCACCAAGACCCTCGGTGGCCTGCGGGACATGCAGAAGCTTCCGGCCGCGGTCTGGATCGTCGACACCAAGAAGGAGCACATCGCCGTCGACGAGGCCCGCAAGCTGGGCATCCCGGTGATCGCCGTGCTGGACACCAACTGCGACCCGGACGAGGTCGACTTCCCGATCCCGGGTAACGACGACGCCATCCGCTCGGCCGAGCTGCTGACCAAGGTCGTCGCCGCGGCCGTCGCCGACGGTCTGATCGCGCGTTCCGGCCGTGGCCGGGGCGGCGACGAGAAGCCCGAGGCGGGCCAGGTCGGCGCCGACGAGCCGCTGGCCGAGTGGGAGCGCGAGCTGCTCGAGGAGCCGAAGAAGGCCGACGAGCAGCCGGCGCCCGCCGCCGCCACCGAGCAGCCGGCCCCGGCCGCTGCCGAGCAGCCGGCGACCGCCGCCGCGGAGTGA
- a CDS encoding YraN family protein, whose protein sequence is MTNRNQAVGAYGERCALRHLIETGLRPIVRNWRCPDGEIDIIAWEGPVLAFCEVKTRRTERYGSPAEAVVRTKARRLRGLAARWLAETGTTADEVRFDVLSVRLPATGHARVEHLRGAF, encoded by the coding sequence ATGACGAACCGGAACCAGGCCGTCGGCGCCTACGGCGAACGGTGCGCGCTGCGGCACCTGATCGAGACCGGGCTGCGCCCGATCGTCCGCAACTGGCGCTGCCCCGACGGGGAGATCGACATCATCGCCTGGGAAGGCCCGGTCCTCGCCTTCTGCGAGGTGAAGACGCGGCGCACCGAGCGGTACGGCTCCCCCGCCGAGGCCGTGGTGCGCACCAAGGCGCGTCGGCTGCGCGGGCTGGCCGCCCGCTGGCTCGCCGAGACCGGCACCACCGCCGACGAGGTCCGTTTCGACGTGCTCTCGGTCCGGTTGCCGGCCACCGGCCACGCCCGGGTGGAACACCTCCGGGGCGCGTTCTGA
- a CDS encoding YifB family Mg chelatase-like AAA ATPase produces MGYAKVLSVGLAGVSGQVVEVEADLAPGLPAVLISGLPDTALHEARDRVRAAIVNSGQKWPNRRITLNLLPATLPKYGSAFDLAIAVAVLAGSGELPPVALEATVVLGELGLDGAVRPVRGALPMVAAAARAGCPRVVVPAGNAAEAAVIPGVRVYGVDTLHRLVAHVRDGAPLLAPPQPAPAGAPTGPDLSDVAGQPLGRRALEIAAAGGHHLALLGPPGAGKTMLAERLPSILPELDDEAALEVTALYSIAGLLPPGGGLLRRPPFQAPHHTTTVPALVGGGSGLARPGAVSLAHRGVLFLDEAPEFSKGALEALRQPLESGRVRVARTRGATEYPARSQLVLAANPCPCAKPSGDVDCECAPQSRRRYLGRLSGPLLDRVDVQVQLMPVRAAELMETVTVSESSSTVAARVSAARRAAADRWAGTGHRLNAEIPGPHLRRPPWRLPAGDTAELRARLDSGSISARGFDRVIRMAWTVADLDGRARPNRHDVLEALQLRTGAGA; encoded by the coding sequence ATGGGCTACGCCAAGGTTCTCAGCGTCGGCCTGGCCGGCGTGTCCGGGCAGGTGGTCGAGGTGGAGGCCGACCTCGCGCCCGGCCTGCCGGCGGTGCTCATCTCCGGCCTGCCGGACACCGCACTGCACGAGGCCCGCGACCGGGTTCGCGCCGCCATCGTCAACTCCGGCCAGAAGTGGCCCAACCGGAGGATCACGCTCAACCTGCTCCCCGCCACCCTGCCCAAGTACGGTTCCGCGTTCGACCTGGCCATCGCCGTGGCCGTGCTCGCCGGCTCCGGCGAACTACCGCCGGTCGCCCTGGAGGCCACCGTCGTCCTCGGCGAACTCGGCCTCGACGGCGCGGTCCGCCCGGTCCGGGGCGCCCTGCCCATGGTCGCCGCCGCCGCCCGGGCCGGCTGCCCGCGCGTCGTGGTGCCCGCCGGCAACGCCGCGGAGGCCGCCGTCATCCCCGGCGTACGGGTGTACGGGGTCGACACGCTGCACCGGCTCGTCGCGCACGTCCGCGACGGTGCGCCGCTGCTCGCCCCACCGCAGCCGGCGCCGGCCGGCGCGCCCACCGGCCCCGACCTCAGCGACGTCGCCGGGCAGCCCCTCGGTCGGCGGGCACTCGAGATCGCCGCCGCGGGCGGCCACCACCTCGCCCTGCTCGGCCCGCCCGGGGCCGGCAAGACCATGCTCGCCGAGCGGCTGCCGTCGATCCTGCCGGAGCTGGACGACGAGGCCGCCCTGGAGGTGACGGCGCTGTACTCGATCGCCGGCCTCCTGCCGCCCGGTGGCGGGCTGCTGCGTCGCCCACCGTTCCAGGCGCCGCACCACACCACCACGGTGCCCGCGCTGGTCGGCGGCGGCTCCGGGCTGGCCCGGCCCGGTGCCGTGTCGCTGGCCCACCGGGGCGTGCTCTTCCTCGACGAGGCCCCGGAGTTCAGCAAGGGCGCGCTGGAGGCGTTGCGTCAGCCGCTGGAGAGCGGGCGGGTCCGGGTCGCCCGCACCCGGGGCGCCACCGAGTATCCGGCCCGTTCCCAACTGGTGCTGGCCGCGAACCCCTGCCCCTGCGCGAAGCCGTCCGGCGACGTCGACTGCGAGTGTGCCCCGCAGTCCCGGCGACGGTACCTCGGCCGGCTGTCGGGGCCGCTGCTCGACCGGGTCGACGTGCAGGTGCAACTGATGCCGGTACGCGCGGCGGAGTTGATGGAGACGGTGACCGTGAGCGAGTCCTCGTCGACGGTCGCCGCCCGGGTCTCCGCGGCGCGGCGAGCCGCCGCCGACCGTTGGGCCGGCACCGGGCACCGGCTCAACGCCGAGATACCGGGGCCGCACCTCCGCCGTCCGCCGTGGCGGCTACCCGCCGGCGACACCGCTGAGCTACGCGCCCGGTTGGACTCCGGATCGATCTCCGCACGTGGCTTCGATCGTGTCATCCGGATGGCCTGGACCGTCGCCGACCTGGACGGGCGTGCGCGCCCGAACCGGCACGACGTGCTGGAGGCCCTCCAACTCAGGACGGGAGCAGGAGCATGA